AATACTGTTTGAAAGCCCATAGGGATGTGATCTGCGGGTTTTATTTCTTCTTTCAAAAATAAATACACAAACTCTATTATAAATTTACAGACAGCCTGTAACCTACTCCTGGTTCGGTCAGCAATAGTTCCGGGTTGGAAGCATCCGTTTCTATTTTTTTTCTCAAACTAGCCACGTGAACTCTCAGAGGACCCGATTCGTTTTTTGCGAATGGTCCCCAGACGTGGCGTATGATCTGTTCCTGAGTCAAAACTTTTCCGGCGTGTCGGATTAAAAGGGACAGGAAAGAATATTCGATCGGAGTAAGATGCACCGTTTCTCCCGATACTTGCACGTTTCTACTCGATAGGTTCACGTATAAATTTCCTGAAATAAAAATCGGAGAACCGGGTTCCTGGGTTTTATTTCGAAGAGCCACTCGGATTCTCGCGAGTAACTCTCCCATACTAAACGGTTTTGTAATATAGTCGTCCGCCCCTCCGTCCAACAGGGAAATCTTTTCCGGGTCGGAAGATAAAACCGACAACACGATGACGGGCGTTTCACTCCAGGTTCTGATTTCTCTGAGCGCGGTAATTCCGTTTCCGTCGGGAAATTGCAGATCCAAAAGGATGACATCCGGAGATTCTTTCGCGGCTTTGAGTATGGTCTCTTGGATCGTCGCAGATTCGATCACATCATAATGAGAAGCGCTCAAACTGATTCTGATCATCTTACGGATCCGATCGTCGTCGTCCGCGATCAGAATTTTAGGATTCATGGTTCAACCCGGTTTTACCGGAATGTCGATACAAAACCTGGCCCCTCCTTCCTTGCGATTCTCCGCGATCAAAGTTCCTTTGTGGGTTTCCACGATGGACTTACTGATCGAAAGACCGAGTCCGCTTCCTATGTGACTTTGATTTTTACTTCGATAAAATTTCTCGAAGATTTTATCAAGTTCTTCTTCCGGAATTCCGGGGCCGCTGTCTTCCACAACGTATTTCATCTTATCCTTATCGGGAAGAAGTTCGATGACAACGGGAGATCCTTCCGGAGAAATCTGAACCGCGTTGAAAACTACGTTGAATAGAGCCTGCTCCATCAGAGTAAAATCCATCCAAGTGGGAATCGGATTTTCGGGAAGATGAATCACACAACTGCTGCTCTTAACGGTTTGTCTGAGTCTTCGTACTACTACGCGCACAAGATCGGAAGGGTCGTGCCAATCCATTCTCAATTTTAAAAAACCGGATTCGTAACGACTCATGTCCAGTAGATTGCCGAGAAGAAGATTCAGGATTATACTGCTTTCGTTGATTTCGTTTAACAATTCTATGCGCGCCGTCGATGATTTGTCTATTTCCGGTTCTAAAAGCGCCGTGACCGCGCCTCGTATCGCGGAGAGAGGAGTTTTCAGTTCGTGAGAAAGGGAATTGAAGATGATCGTATATAGACGTTCGGATTGATTTGCGAGATATCTGGTTCGTGTCTCTTCGGATAACAATTCTCGTTCCAAAGCGAGTGCGATTTGATTTCCCATCGTGAGCAGAAGATTTTCCTGATCAAGATTCAATTTTTCACTTAGAGCGATACCGATGACGCCGATGATTTTTCCGGGAGCGATCATCGGAAAATAAGTTCCCAAAGATAAGGAGAGCGTATCCGTAAATTTTCCCGCGGAGATTTTGTTCTTATATGTCCAGTTTGCGACCGCCGTTTCTTTCGCGTCCGGAAAAAAATTACCGGCCTTGGAAGAATTAGAATCTATGTTTCCCTGATTTTCGAAAAGAATCGCGACGTCCGTTTGAAAAATTTTTTTGAGATAGTCCGCGCCGATCTGCGCGATTTGACGGATATCTCTTGCGTGCCCCAGTTCTTTGGAAAGCTCGTATAACGTTGTCAGGCGTAACTCGCGATTGACCAACACTTTTTCCTTTTGTCTCAATCTGGAAGTTACGTTTCCGATGATGATCGAAATAAAAAGAAAGGAACCGAACATCAGAATGTCTTCCAGTTTTTCGATAAAGAAAGTGTATCGGGGAGGAATGAATAAAAAATCCCAAAAGATTCCGGACAACAGACCCGCCAAGATGGTTGGGCCTTTGGAGAAGACGGAGCCGATTCCCGATACGAAAAAAAGATATAAGAAGGAAATGCTCCAGTAACCCGTAAGAGGTTCCAAGAAAAGACTGATACACGTTGCCAACAAAATGAGCGCTAGGGAGGCGACGTATTGTTTTCCTCCCGACGAAGTTTTTAAGAATCTGCCCAGCGCGGATTCTTCTCCCGAAAAAGAAGTATGATCGTAAGGAACCAGACAGAGTTCGAAGTTCGACGTGATCCTTGCGAGTTTGGAAGAGGGGGAATTCCATTTCTTCCACCAAGACATCGGTGGTTTTCCCAATACGACGCGCGTTATGTTTTTTTGTTCGGCTATACGAAGGATTGCGTCCGCAGGATCTTCGTCGGCGGCGTATAGAATTTCGGAACCGAGTTCTCTCGCAAAGTTCAGATTCTTTTCAAGCTGACTGATATTCTCCTTGGAAAGATTTTCCCTTGTCTGATTGTAGATCGCGAACAATTCTCCATTTCTTTCGTAGGCGAGACGTTTCGCATAACGTAATAAGGAATAGGAGTTCGGACTCGCGCTGATCGCCACTAGAATTTTTTCCCTGAACTTCACGGAGTCGGGAGAAGTGGTTACGTGTCGTGCGGTGTAGTTGAGCGCGGTCTCTCGGAGAAAGGTAAGATTCTCCTGTTTAAAAAAATGATCCACCGCGATGTTCGCTTTTTCGGGAACGTAGACTTTTCCTTCCTGCAGACGTTTTCTGAGATCGTCCGGAGAAAGATCGATCAATAGGATTTCGTCCGCCACGTCCAGAACCGAATCCGGAATCGTTTCCCTGATTTTTACGGACGTGTTTTTTTCGACTGCCTCCACTTGACTTTCCAAATGTTGAACATTCAAAGTTGTGAATACGCTTATACTGTGATTTAAAATTTCGACGACGTCCTGATAACGCTTTACGTGTCTGCTTCCCGGTATGTTCGTATGCGCGAATTCGTCGATTAATACGACTTCGGGTTTTCGTTTGAGAATTGCGTCAATGTCCATCTCTTCGAATCGGATTCCTCTGTGTTCTATGTTTTTTCGAGGAAGAATTTCCAGTCCTTCCGACAATTCTTCCGTTTCCTTTCTTCCGTGGGTTTCGATGTAACCCACAACCACGTCCACTCCTTCTTTTTTAAGAGCGCGCGCTGCGTTTAACATCGCGTAGGTTTTGCCGACCCCGGCGACCATACCGAAAAAGATTTTCAATTTTCCCGAAATGGATTTCTTTTCTTCGGCTTGGATCTTGCGGAGAAGTTCGTCCGGATCCAATTTGGATTTTTCGCTCCAGTCGGTCATTCTTTGATTTTTCCGAATTCATCATCCAATTTCAAGTTCAATCGAAGTACGTTGACTCGTTTTTCTCCGATATAACCGAACGCCGGTCGTTCCGTCGATTGTTCTATGATTTTTTGAAATCGAAGGATCTGTTCCCGAGTCAATCTTCTCGCGGAGATGATTCGATTTGCCTGAAACTGAACGGATTCGGGACTGATATGGGGATCCAATCCGGAACCGGAGGCGAACAATAGATCGGGAGGAACGAACTTCTGATCCGGATGTTTTGTCAAAAGGAACTTTTTTCTTTCTTCGACTTTTGCCTTTAAGGATGCGTTAGTCGCACTTAAATTAGACGCGCTTGAAGCCACCGTCGCGTAATCTCCCGCAGAAGGTCTCGACCAGAAATATTCGTTTTTTGTAAACCGTTGACCGATCAATTCCGAGCCTACGATTTTGCCGTCGACTTGTATCAAACTTCCGTTTGCTAGGACAGGAAAAAAACGTTCTGAAAACCCTGTAATGACGATCGGATAAAAAATTCCGGTGATAAATGTAAGTGACAAAAGTGTTCTGATCGCTATCGATACTGTGTTTAACATGGAATTTTCCTCAATCGAATCCCAATAAGACTAAGATCATGTCGATACACTTGATTCCTATAAACGGGGTGATAATTCCGCCCAGACCGAAGATCAAAAGATTTCGCTTTAATATTTTGTTCGCTCCCAGAGGTTTATAAGCCACTCCTTTTAACGCTAATGGAATCAAAGCCGGTATGACCAACGCGTTAAAGATGATTGCACTTAACACCGCGCTCTTCTGAGAACTGAGGCGCGTTAGATTGAGAACGGACAACGGACCTTCGACCGCGTCCGCCGTCGCATAAAAAGCTCCGAACAACGCGGGAAGAATCGCGAAGTATTTTGCGACATCGTTTGCGATGCTGAATGTCGTCAGGGCTCCTCTCGTCATCAGAAGTTGTTTTCCGATTTCGACGATCTCTATGAGTTTGCTCGGATTGCTGTCTAGGTCGATCATGTTGCCCGCTTCTCTTGCGGTTTGAGTTCCGGTATTCATCGCAACGCCAACGTCGGATTGAGCGAGTGCGGGAGCGTCGTTGGTTCCGTCTCCTATCATCGCGACTAGATATCCCTTGCTTTGTTGTTCTCTTATTTTTTTCAGCTTGGTTGCCGGAGTCGCCTCGGCTAAAAAGTCGTCCACTCCCGCTTCCGCCGCGATCGCCGCCGCGGTGAGTTGATTGTCTCCCGTGATCATGACGGTTCTGATTCCCATCTTACGAAGACTCGCAAATCTTTCTTTCAATCCGCCTTTGACTATGTCCTTGAGTTCGATCACTCCCAGGAGTTTGTTGTCTTCCGCGACGAGAATCGGAGTACTTCCTTTTTGCGAAACTTTTAGGATGACTTCTTCCATTTCCGGAGAAATTTTTTGACTGAAGTTGTAAAGATAGGTTCTGATCGCGTCACCCGCGCCTTTGCGGATTCTTCGCGTCACCACTCCTTCTTTTTTCAGATCCAGTCCGCTCATTTTCGTGGAAGCGCTGAACGGAATGAATTCGGCTTCCATTTCGGCGAGATTTCTTTCCCTAATTCCGAATTTCTCTTTTGCTAATACGACAATGGATCTTCCTTCGGGGGTTTCGTCCGCAAGGGAGGAAAGTTGTGCGATATCCGCGAGATATTTTTCCCCCACTCCTTTTGCGGGAAAGAATGCCCTTGCCTCTCTGTTGCCTAACGTGATCGTTCCCGTTTTGTCCAAAAGAAGAATGTCTATATCTCCCGCGGCCTCGATGGCTTTTCCGCTTTTTGAGATCACGTTAAACCGAATCAGGCGTTCCATGCCGGAAATTCCGATCGCCGAAAGTAATCCCGCGATCGTAGTCGGGATAAGACAGACAAGAAGGGAGATCAAAACCGGAATCGAAAGATTCGCCTTTTGTCCTCCTTCTATTGCGACAAATTCCGCAAAGAAGGGAAGGCTGATGACCGCGATTAGAAATACGAAAGACAAACCCGATAGAAGCATCGTAAGAGCGATTTCGTTCGGAGTCTTTTGTCGTTTAGCGCCTTCCACAAGAGCGATCATCTTATCTAAGAAAGTATTTCCCTGTTCGGCGGTGATTTTGATCGTGATCTTGTCGCTTAACACTCTGGTCCCGCCCGTGACGGCGCTTCTATCGCCTCCGCTTTCTCTTACGACGGGAGCGGATTCTCCGGTGATCGCGGATTCGTCCACGCTCGCGATTCCTTCTATGATTTCTCCGTCTCCCGGAATCAGATCTCCCGGTTCGCATAACACGCCATCGCCGATCTTCAAGGAAGTTCCGGGAACGATAACGATCTTACCGCCTACTAGTTTTTTGGCGACGATATTGGATCTGGTTTTTTTGAGACTATCGGTTCTGGCCTTTCCTCTTCCTTCCGCGATCGCTTCCGCGAAATTGGCAAAAAGAACGGTAAACCACAACCACAAACCGATCTGAAGATTAAAGGCGGAATAAATTCCTTGATACAGATCCTTGGAGAAAATCCAGGTCGTGAAAATCGCCCCTAAAAGCACGATGAACATCACAGGGTTTTTAGCCTGAGAAATTGGATTCAATTTTTTGAATGTGTTTACGGTCGCTTCCTTAAAAACTCCCGATTCTAAAAAAGTTTTCGACTTACGGCTCATCCGATTCTCCTTAAAAAGTTCTGCCTTGCAGCATTAAAAAATGTTCAAGTATCGGGCCGATCGTCAAGACGGGAAAAAAAGTCAACGCGCCTACGATCACGATCATCGAAAGGAGCAAGACGTAGAACGTTCCTCCCTCCGTGGAAAAAGAACCTTCCGAAACGATCTCCGATCTTTTTTGAATCGCCGCACCTCCCGCGATCGCAAGGACGGGGAGAATGACTCCGAATCTTCCGATCAACATCGCGATTCCTATCATGGAATTGTAATATGGAGTGTTGACGTTCAAACCCGCAAATGCGCTTCCGTTGTTTCCGGCGCTGGACGAGAACGCGTAAAGAATTTCCGAAAGTCCGTGCGGACCTCGATTGGATGACGAGGATAACGCGGTCGGCAAACTCATCGAGATTGCGGTAAAAAGAAGAATGACGGTGGAGGGTAAAAGAATTCCCAAGATAGACATTTGGATTTCTCTCTTTTCTATTTTTTTACCGAGGTATTCGGGGCTACGACCCACCATGATGCCGCTCAAAAAAACGGTAAGAAGAATAAAAAGAACCATTCCGTACATCCCGGCTCCGACTCCGCCGAAGATCACTTCCCCCAATTGTATATTCAACATTCCTACTAAACCGCCGATCGGAGAAAAACTGTCGTGCATGGAGTTAACCGATCCGTTAGACGCTACCGTGGTTGCTACTTCCCATATCGCGCTGTTTAAAATTCCGAACCTGACTTCCTTTCCTTCCCAAAAACCATACGACCCGAAAATAGGATTGTAGGAAGACTCGGAGGACCAAACGACAATTACACCGAAGCAAAAAATCGTGAACATAACGCTGAAGATCACCCACGCGTGTCTGAGATTTCCGATCATTCTTCCGTATAAAAATACGCACGCTCCGGGAAGGATCAAAATGGAAAACATCTGAAGGAAATTGGAAAGAGGGGAGGGGTTTTCGAAAGGATGCGCGCTATTGACTCCGAAAAAACCTCCTCCGTTTGTTCCCAATTGTTTGATCGCGATCTGAGAAGCCGCGGGTCCCAACGGGATGATTTGTTGTGCGCCTTCCAAAGTGTTCGCGGATATATAACTCGAAAACGTCTGCACGACTCCGGTTGCGACTAACGCTAATGAGAGCGCGAATGCCAGAGGAAAAAGAACGTATAACGCTCCTCGAATCAAGTCCTTCCAAAAATTTCCGAGCGCGGATGCGTTTGAGTTTGCCGAAAGCCCTCTTGCGAGCGCGAGAAGAACACAAAGCCCGGTCGCCGCACTGAGGAAGTTTTGAACCGTCAATCCGACGGATTGTGAAAAATAACTCAAGGTCGATTCTCCGCTATAAGCCTGCCAGTTGGTGTTGGTCGTAAAACTCACTGCGGTGTTGAACGCGAGATGGATATCCAGTCCCGAAAAGTTGGAAGGATTGATAGGAAGACGATCTTGAAAAAATAAAATCAAAAATAGAAGAATGAAACCGAAAAGATTGAATATCAGAAGAGATATCGCGTATTCTTTCCAGTCCATGCTCCGTTTGTGATCGATCCCGCAAAGTTTGTATAAAAACAGTTCGAATTTTAATGTTTCCGACGAGGTGAATACCTTATAGAGCCAAAAACCGAATAGAGGGGAAAAGACCGCGATTGAAAAAAGAAAGATCGAAAGTTGAATCCATTCCGTAACCATAAAACCTCCTTAGAATTTCTCCGGTTTGAAAATAGAATACGCCAAATAGACAAGACAAAGCCCGCCCATGCCGAGGGCCAAGATTGTTTCCGGATTCATAATATATCGTTTCCTGAATGTGTCTGATGAGATGCGGGTTTAAGCGCGGGAGTTTGGAGATCGAAAATGAAAGTCAAATTCTTCATGTTATTTAGTAGACCACGAAGTCGTTTCCCGGTCAAGAGCGCTCGGGTTAAAGGGCGGAAAACGAAGTTAAGAAGTTGTTAGGATTCGGGGAAAACAGGCATGATTTGAAACCGGAAGCAAATTCGGTCTTAAACGGGGAAGTTCGCTCGGATGTATCGATAGAGCAACCGATCCAATTCAAGATAGAATATCAGATTTCCTTAAATCAATTATAAAATTCGGAGATTCCCGTTTTGTAAAGGAAGAGTATTTTTTAAAATCCATTTGAAAAAAACTTGATTTCTAAGGCGTTCTTAAAGATAAACATGTAAGCAATTGCTTACTATACAGAATGGGGAATGTTTCTTTCCCTGCCGGCTTATGATTCGAATCAAAAATAAAATTTCGTATCAAGATAAGATCGGTTTTATTTCAAGTAAGAACGGAGTATTGTTTGTTTTTTTTATTCAGGCAAAAATGGGATCATTTTTATTCTTTTGTTTCCGAGTCCGGATTCAGATTTTTTTTCATTTTTCTCGTTCCGTCTCTGATCCTATTTGCAGATCTCGGACTACGGTGGAAAGTTCTGAGTCAGATGGAGGTTTTACAGTGGTATTATTATCTCCTTTCTTTCTTTTATTCGGTTTTGATTTATTCTCTGTTGCTTTTTTCTCTCGCTTTTCTTTCGTCCGCGTCGAAGAGAAAAGCGTATTGGAGCATTCTGATATTTTCCGCCTTCGGTTATTCGAGTTGTATCATCGGTTCTTACGGATATTTTTTATATGCGGGAATCATGCCGAATTTCTTCGTTTTTTCTTATATTTTTCAAGAACCGTTTAATAGTTGGACCATCTTCAAGGGCGGACTTACGATTTCGAGTCTGATAGGTTTCTTACTTATTTTTATTTTGGTAATTGTTAGTTTGAGGATTGTGTCCGCGAATTTTAAACCGGTTCGATTTACGAGGAGTATCTATTCGGGTTTGTTTTTTGGGGTTCTTATTCTTACCGCTTTTTTTCACAACAATACGCGATTCAACGATCAGATTTACGTCTCGGATACGAATTCGATTTCGTTTATCAATCGGAACATTTACAATATTCTTACGGGAGATCGGCTCGGTTCCGCGGGACTGCAATCGAGAAATAAGCCGAAGTTGAACAAAAGTCCGAATCCGTTTCGAAAAAACGTCTTAATCATTCTTGGCGAGAGTCTTCGTAGAAAGAATATGGCTCTTTATGGTTACGGTAAGGACACCACTCCGTTTTTGAGTCGTTGGACTCAAAATGCTCAGAATGGATCCGTTGTGGTTTTTCAAAAGGTGTTTTCGAATGCAAGTTCTACTTTGATTTCGGTTCCGAGTTTGTTGTCGGGAGTGTCTCCGATTCAACCTGTTTCCATGACTCATAGTTTTCCTTTGTTTTGGGAATACGGAAAGGCTGCGGGACTTTCCACGTTTTACATTTCGAGTCATAGCTTCCGTTGGAATAATTTTTCAGGTTTTTTTAGAAACGCGGGAATCGATTTTTTATGGAATAAGGAAATCAGCGGACTCGGCGTTTTTAATGATATAGGGATCGATGATCGTAAAACGGTGACCGAATTTCAAAATCAGGTGAAACTTCTCAAAAGCAAAGGCCGCAACTTTGCCGGAGTTCTACATTTGAACACGAATCACTTTCCCTACATCGTTCCGGAAGAATTTGTTTATTTCCCGATCGGTAAGGATACTTTCGCACCCTACGATAATTCCGTCCGTTATTTGGATCATCTTTTGGAAAAAATATTCCATTTTTTGAATGAAGAAAAGCTGATGGAAAATACTCTTGTGATCTTCACTTCCGATCATGGAGAGGCGCTTTTCGAGCACAACTATATCGGTCATATAGAAAGCAATCATATCGAAACTTTGGCGGTTCCAATGGTATTTTTCCTGCCGAATTCCTTGGAAAAAAATCATTTTCGGGAGCGTTTAAAAAGGAATATTGATAAAAACGTTTCCAATACGGATTTAATACCGACTGTCGCGGAAATATTAGGCGTTTCTAATCAACCGGAGATAAAAAGTTATCTTTCGAAATTGGAAGGGGCTTCTCTGCTTTCGGATCTTCCGGAAGGTCGTCGTATTTTTATCGCGAATAATAACGAAACTTCTCTTTATAGAGTTGGAATGAGTTATATAAAAGGGAATTTACATTATATGCTTCGCCTCAATTCGTTTCCACCCGATGAAGAAGTTTATGATATTCAAACGGATCCGTATGAAAAAAAGAATCTCTGGCCCGGACTGAGTTTGGAAGAAAAACGAGAGATCCGTAGACAACTGGATGAATGCGGTTTATGCCATGATCTTTACGCCGTTTCCGGAATTAAACTTTGATCCTTACGGATAATTTTGTAATTTAACGTGAGTTCGGCGGTTGAAAGTGAGAAAGAATCTTCCTATATGTTGTTTACGGATTTGTTTTAGTAGAGATTACTTTTTGTAGTTCTGCTTCCGAAGGAAAAACGATATTTTGATTCAACAATTCGTAACTTAAGTTTAGATATGCCTTCGCCTTTTTGCTCATTTCGTCGCAGACTTTCGGATCCCGGTCGCAGAAATTGTTCTTTTCACGGGGCGGATTGATATTGTAGGAAAGATCCTCTTTCCCGTCGAAAAATCTCAAATAAAAAAGATCGTTTTCGATCCAGCCGAATAAATTTCCATAAGCAAAGTAGGCCGTTTGGGTCCTTCCCGGAGCTAAGAGATTTCTTCCCATAGAGGAAAAAAACGCCTTCTTACCGACAAGCCCCAAGATTGTCGGAATTACATCCAATTGGGAAGCAATGGTTTCGTCTAACGCAGGGGCGATTTTTCCCGGAGCATAGATCAGAAACGGAACGTTTCTATCCTCGTAATAATCCAGATATCTGTGATGCGTATGGTCGGCGACGAAAACGAAAATAGTGTTCTTGAAGTATTTCGATTTTTCGGCCTGAGTGATAAAATTATGAATCGCCCAATCTGCGTAATTGTAAACGTTCAAAAAATCGTAATCTCTTGTGGAAGGATTGAAAATTCTGAATTTTTCCGAAGGACTTCTGTAGGGGTAGTGGGTCGTCAGTGTCAGCGCAAGACCTAAAATCGGTTTTTTAGAAGCGGAAATACGTTCATGCAATAATTGTAATACGTCTGCGTCGTCGTACCCCCAGGCGCCTAGTTGAAATCTTCCTAACTTTGCGATTTCCTTTTCTCCTAGTACGGTATCAAAGCCCCAGTGAGGCATAAGAGTGCTTTTGTTGTCGAAACTTAAATCTCCGCCGGTCACGAAATAAGTATCGTAACCCATTCTTTTGAAAATATTACCGATACCCGAAAAGTTTCCGAGAACCTGATGTGTTCTCACTACGGTCAGACCCGGACGATCTGGAATTCCTGTGAGAATCGACATCATTCCATTTGTGGTTCTTCCGCCGGAGGCGATGAACCGATTGTAGAATCTACCTTTTTTTAAGAGTTGATTGAAATACGGTGTGACTTCCTTTCCTTCCACAAGCCCGTTTGAAATCGGTTTGATAAATTTTCCCGTCCAATTTTCAAGCATAATTAAGACTACGTTGGGAGGAGTTCCGGGATTGGTTTCCTGTTGAACGCGTAAGATCGGATATTTATCGCTGACAAATTCCGAGCCCGGATAGGAAATTTCTTTCCGTACGATCTTGATCGCTTCTTCCGTTTCCAATTTTAAGAATTTCGGGATGGATTGACTTTTTAAATCCATGATCGAAGTGAAAACTCCGTTGAGTGCGATATTGTTTACGAAGTTGTTTCCGGAAACGATCGCATTCGTAGCTCTTATGGGAGATTCTTGAATGCCTCCTCGGATTGCGATGGTCGTAACGATCAAAACGATCGGGATCTGAAGCAATGTGGATTTCCAGGATTCCTTCCGATATCGGTACGGATTGTATTTGAGAAATAACCATGTCGATAGTGGAAGAAAAAACAGTAGGAATGCGATTCCGATCAAAAACATAACCGTGTTTTGCTCCAACGCCGACTTAAGAATCACGCCTAAGTCTTTTCCGAGAAATACGAATCCTTCGTAACCGATATGTTTGTTTGCGTTTTCAAAATAAATGATGTCCGCGATCAGATGTGCGATCATCCAAATTCCCAAAAGGATCGGAGTATATCCCCAAAAAAAGCGATAGAGTTTGAATCGATTTAAATACGGCAATACGGAAAGAAGAGCGAACAATCCCAGGGTCATTCCGATCACGACGAGGTCGAAACGAAAACCTAAAAGAAACGCGAGTAAAACTTCTCCGAAAGGAACGCCTTGGAGTCGGTACCAATAGACCGAAAGAAACGCGATCTTGTATAGGAGGAGAATGAGAGCGAAGTAGAGAACATAACCTAAGACGAGTTTTAAGTGGGTGGGGATACGTTGAAACATTCTGACTCTTTTTGCGTATGAAATGGATTGAGAATTAAAAACCGGATTCTCAAAACGTATAGTTATAATAGGTTTGAGTGGAGGTAGGCGCTCAAGTCAAAAATATTTTTGCTCGAATACGATTCCTACTCATCTCTAGAATAAAGTGTCCAAAATTCTGCGTCTGAGCGCGGGATTTGTGCTCATATTCTATTTTATAAGATCGGTAAAAAATACATTTCTTGAGTTCTACCGCCACGAACGGATCAGAACGTTATTTCTATTGTCGTTACAAGTGTTTCTTTCCGGTGCAAAAATTGAGTTTCGAGTTTGTGAAATTAAA
The nucleotide sequence above comes from Leptospira weilii. Encoded proteins:
- a CDS encoding sulfatase-like hydrolase/transferase produces the protein MFFLFRQKWDHFYSFVSESGFRFFFIFLVPSLILFADLGLRWKVLSQMEVLQWYYYLLSFFYSVLIYSLLLFSLAFLSSASKRKAYWSILIFSAFGYSSCIIGSYGYFLYAGIMPNFFVFSYIFQEPFNSWTIFKGGLTISSLIGFLLIFILVIVSLRIVSANFKPVRFTRSIYSGLFFGVLILTAFFHNNTRFNDQIYVSDTNSISFINRNIYNILTGDRLGSAGLQSRNKPKLNKSPNPFRKNVLIILGESLRRKNMALYGYGKDTTPFLSRWTQNAQNGSVVVFQKVFSNASSTLISVPSLLSGVSPIQPVSMTHSFPLFWEYGKAAGLSTFYISSHSFRWNNFSGFFRNAGIDFLWNKEISGLGVFNDIGIDDRKTVTEFQNQVKLLKSKGRNFAGVLHLNTNHFPYIVPEEFVYFPIGKDTFAPYDNSVRYLDHLLEKIFHFLNEEKLMENTLVIFTSDHGEALFEHNYIGHIESNHIETLAVPMVFFLPNSLEKNHFRERLKRNIDKNVSNTDLIPTVAEILGVSNQPEIKSYLSKLEGASLLSDLPEGRRIFIANNNETSLYRVGMSYIKGNLHYMLRLNSFPPDEEVYDIQTDPYEKKNLWPGLSLEEKREIRRQLDECGLCHDLYAVSGIKL
- a CDS encoding LTA synthase family protein → MFQRIPTHLKLVLGYVLYFALILLLYKIAFLSVYWYRLQGVPFGEVLLAFLLGFRFDLVVIGMTLGLFALLSVLPYLNRFKLYRFFWGYTPILLGIWMIAHLIADIIYFENANKHIGYEGFVFLGKDLGVILKSALEQNTVMFLIGIAFLLFFLPLSTWLFLKYNPYRYRKESWKSTLLQIPIVLIVTTIAIRGGIQESPIRATNAIVSGNNFVNNIALNGVFTSIMDLKSQSIPKFLKLETEEAIKIVRKEISYPGSEFVSDKYPILRVQQETNPGTPPNVVLIMLENWTGKFIKPISNGLVEGKEVTPYFNQLLKKGRFYNRFIASGGRTTNGMMSILTGIPDRPGLTVVRTHQVLGNFSGIGNIFKRMGYDTYFVTGGDLSFDNKSTLMPHWGFDTVLGEKEIAKLGRFQLGAWGYDDADVLQLLHERISASKKPILGLALTLTTHYPYRSPSEKFRIFNPSTRDYDFLNVYNYADWAIHNFITQAEKSKYFKNTIFVFVADHTHHRYLDYYEDRNVPFLIYAPGKIAPALDETIASQLDVIPTILGLVGKKAFFSSMGRNLLAPGRTQTAYFAYGNLFGWIENDLFYLRFFDGKEDLSYNINPPREKNNFCDRDPKVCDEMSKKAKAYLNLSYELLNQNIVFPSEAELQKVISTKTNP